A region of Micromonospora sp. WMMD882 DNA encodes the following proteins:
- a CDS encoding TetR family transcriptional regulator produces MTTTEGRRDRRKRQTRAALSMTALKMVAERGIDHVTVDEISEAAGVSPRTFFNYFTGKDQAIIGDQVVDGSRLVARLAAVPPRTPALAALHAALAEVLDDMQAHRELWFLRMRVVEGNPTLLPRLVSAGVENERVIAEALAARLGLPADHPHPALVSAVAGTALRVCMGQWARSGGERALTDLVDEAFAALAAGLPPPPPGS; encoded by the coding sequence GTGACCACGACGGAGGGGCGTCGGGACCGTCGCAAACGGCAGACCCGGGCCGCGTTGAGCATGACCGCGCTGAAGATGGTCGCCGAGCGGGGGATCGACCACGTCACCGTGGACGAGATCAGCGAGGCGGCCGGCGTCTCGCCACGTACGTTCTTCAACTACTTCACCGGCAAGGACCAGGCGATCATCGGCGACCAGGTGGTCGACGGGTCCCGCCTGGTGGCACGGTTGGCCGCCGTACCCCCGCGGACGCCCGCGTTGGCCGCCCTGCACGCGGCGCTGGCCGAGGTGCTCGACGACATGCAGGCCCACCGTGAGCTGTGGTTCCTGCGGATGCGGGTGGTCGAGGGCAACCCGACCCTGCTGCCCCGTCTGGTCAGCGCCGGCGTGGAGAACGAACGGGTGATCGCCGAGGCGCTCGCCGCGCGGCTCGGCCTGCCCGCCGACCACCCCCACCCGGCGCTGGTCTCCGCCGTCGCCGGCACGGCGCTGCGCGTCTGCATGGGCCAGTGGGCCCGCAGCGGCGGCGAACGCGCCCTCACCGACCTGGTCGACGAGGCGTTCGCCGCCCTCGCCGCCGGCCTGCCCCCGCCACCACCCGGCTCGTGA
- a CDS encoding MDR family MFS transporter: MTASAPPAGVSDAVAGRMSRREVLQALSGLMVGLFVSILASTVVGNALPRIIADLDGSQTVYTWIVTTELLAMTATVPLWGKMADLYSRKLLIQLSLGLFVIGSLIAGLTPNVEVLLVSRVVQGVGAGGMTALATIVMAAMIPPREMGRYAGIFGAVFGVGTVAGPLIGGLLVDTSWLGWRWCFLIGVPFSLVSIVLLQRTLHLPVVRRQVRIDWLGALLITTGVSTVLIWSSLAGNKFAWASGWTALMVLGGLALLAGALYVESRAAEPIIPLDLFRNRTVSFAIVASVLVGVAMFGGSVFLSQYFQIALGKSPTVAGLMSLPMIFGLLVSSTVAGQLITKYGRWKVYLTGGAATMTVGMALLGTIDAHTSVLLLSVYMAVLGIGVGMLMQNLVLAAQNDVPAHELGAATSALTFFRSMGGAIGVSALGAVLANRVTSLMTEKLGPAATGGGGSTEVPDITTLPEPVRRIVAEVYGTATADLFLIGAPIAFLALIAVLFIKEKPLHTISGDERRVREEAAGIGAAH; the protein is encoded by the coding sequence ATGACCGCTTCCGCGCCGCCGGCCGGAGTCTCCGACGCCGTCGCCGGGCGCATGTCCCGACGTGAGGTGCTCCAGGCCCTCTCCGGGCTCATGGTCGGCCTGTTCGTGTCGATTCTCGCGTCCACCGTGGTGGGCAACGCGCTGCCACGCATCATCGCCGATCTCGACGGCAGCCAGACCGTCTACACCTGGATCGTCACCACGGAGCTGCTCGCCATGACGGCGACCGTGCCGCTGTGGGGCAAGATGGCCGACCTGTACAGCCGCAAGCTGCTGATCCAGCTCTCGCTCGGGCTGTTCGTGATCGGCTCGCTGATCGCCGGCCTCACCCCCAACGTCGAGGTGCTGCTGGTCAGCCGGGTCGTCCAGGGGGTCGGGGCCGGCGGAATGACCGCGTTGGCCACCATCGTCATGGCGGCCATGATCCCGCCACGGGAGATGGGTCGGTACGCCGGCATCTTCGGCGCGGTCTTCGGGGTCGGCACCGTCGCCGGGCCGCTCATCGGCGGCCTGCTGGTGGACACCTCCTGGCTGGGCTGGCGCTGGTGCTTCCTGATCGGCGTGCCGTTCAGCCTGGTGTCGATCGTCCTGCTCCAGCGCACGCTGCACCTGCCGGTCGTCCGCCGCCAGGTCCGCATCGACTGGTTGGGCGCGCTGCTCATCACCACCGGCGTCTCGACGGTGCTGATCTGGTCGTCGCTGGCCGGCAACAAGTTCGCCTGGGCGTCCGGCTGGACGGCGCTGATGGTGCTCGGCGGCCTGGCGCTGCTCGCTGGCGCGTTGTACGTGGAGTCCCGCGCCGCCGAGCCGATCATCCCGCTGGACCTGTTCCGCAACCGGACCGTCTCGTTCGCCATCGTCGCCAGCGTCCTGGTCGGCGTGGCGATGTTCGGCGGCTCGGTCTTCCTGTCGCAGTACTTCCAGATCGCGCTGGGCAAGTCGCCGACCGTGGCCGGCCTGATGAGCCTGCCGATGATCTTCGGGCTGCTGGTCTCGTCCACCGTCGCCGGCCAGCTCATCACCAAGTACGGCCGGTGGAAGGTCTACCTCACCGGCGGCGCGGCCACCATGACCGTCGGGATGGCGCTGCTGGGCACCATCGACGCCCACACCAGCGTCCTGCTGCTGTCGGTCTACATGGCGGTGCTCGGCATCGGCGTCGGCATGCTCATGCAGAACCTGGTCCTCGCGGCGCAGAACGACGTGCCGGCCCACGAGCTCGGGGCCGCCACCTCCGCGCTGACCTTCTTCCGCAGCATGGGCGGCGCGATCGGGGTGAGCGCCCTCGGCGCGGTGCTCGCCAACCGGGTCACCTCGCTGATGACCGAGAAGCTCGGCCCGGCAGCGACCGGGGGCGGCGGCTCCACCGAGGTGCCCGACATCACGACGCTCCCGGAACCCGTACGCCGGATCGTCGCCGAGGTCTACGGCACCGCCACCGCCGACCTGTTCCTGATCGGCGCGCCGATCGCCTTCCTGGCGTTGATCGCCGTGCTGTTCATCAAGGAGAAGCCGCTGCACACCATCAGCGGCGACGAGCGTCGGGTCCGCGAGGAGGCCGCCGGGATCGGCGCCGCCCACTGA
- a CDS encoding SWIM zinc finger family protein, with product MPVDRWSTAQVLALAPDASAGKGARSVSGAAKWSASGLTGEVLWGLCKGSGKNPYQVCVDLAGPAYRCSCPSRKFPCKHALGLLLLWAETGAGEAEAPPWVTEWQAGRAARAARVATPRSAAGPADAAAAAKRVQQRATRVAAGLDELRRWLDDQAEQGLAVTEQAGRGPFDAMAARLVDAQAPAVAGTVRRLGRDVGVGPHWADRLLGELALIRLLVTAHDRLDALPADLAATVRSRVGYPTTTEEVLATPPLRDHWQVLGQVDSGDDKVTTRRSWLRGARSGRFALVLAFAAPGQAFPADVVPGTEIDADLCFYPGALPLRALVATRHGAPTPLTAPAGAVDVRAALAGYAAALAAEPWRETTPVVLAGVTPSRGGHLVDRAGDALPLLPGHDEPWWLLAGAGGRPVDVAAELGPNGLRPLAAWSDGHYLPAAAGVPVGARGRHRPELPTDLLSAALVGTARRPWSGPVSVAGRPVETGGDGPGGLLEGAAVAVAYRRAGTRPASGRTPVPAAPAESTPVLSSAPTARLRLLLAEGGAPGGAQTQQELLAEWLGLADRHGALAPVDTLPALLDEGRRDRSLRPLVSRLGGRRGRWLAGLRSDWGYLWDEAPAEDAPADGRAPATAEPLTTLPPTAPDGGTGSGGAGGDEWETGTAGERVAYLTRLRGRAPDAARELLTAAFAGENATDRARFVAALEVGLSPADEPFLERALDDRRREVRDAALTLLRQLPDSALRRRTTQRALGCVRPSPDGRGLVVEAPKECDRAMRRDGVDPQPPRGVGVGAWLLIETLAHTPLSTWTTLLGRDPAQVVALPVVDDWAPVLRQGWARAAAEQRDPAWAQALVDAAGTGRAGDRQLPGQALWPLYAIMPAGRLAKMITHALRGDPHRANQLLRLHPGDWSDELTGAVVDAIENRARDKGNHWHLTELCRLCAVPAAPGAAGRVRQLADELEQTDAEPTAVRAVAQLAAVLTFRSEMHKEFR from the coding sequence GTGCCAGTTGATCGTTGGTCCACCGCGCAGGTCCTCGCTCTCGCCCCCGACGCCTCCGCCGGCAAGGGCGCCCGCAGCGTCAGCGGCGCTGCCAAGTGGTCGGCGTCCGGGCTGACCGGCGAGGTGTTGTGGGGGCTGTGCAAGGGCAGCGGCAAGAACCCGTACCAGGTCTGTGTCGACCTGGCCGGTCCCGCGTACCGCTGCTCCTGCCCGAGCCGGAAATTTCCCTGTAAACACGCCCTGGGGTTGCTGCTGCTCTGGGCCGAGACCGGAGCGGGCGAGGCGGAGGCCCCGCCGTGGGTGACCGAGTGGCAGGCCGGCCGCGCGGCCCGCGCGGCCCGCGTGGCGACCCCCCGCTCCGCCGCCGGCCCGGCCGACGCGGCCGCCGCCGCGAAACGGGTCCAGCAACGCGCCACCCGGGTCGCCGCCGGCCTGGACGAGCTGCGCCGCTGGCTCGACGACCAGGCGGAGCAGGGGCTCGCCGTCACCGAGCAGGCCGGCCGGGGCCCGTTCGACGCGATGGCCGCCCGGTTGGTCGACGCCCAGGCCCCGGCCGTGGCCGGCACGGTACGCCGACTCGGGCGCGACGTCGGGGTGGGACCGCACTGGGCTGACCGCCTCCTCGGTGAGCTGGCCCTGATCCGGCTGCTGGTGACCGCCCACGACCGGCTCGACGCGCTCCCCGCCGACCTGGCCGCCACCGTGCGGTCCCGGGTCGGCTACCCGACCACCACCGAGGAGGTGCTGGCCACCCCGCCACTACGGGACCACTGGCAGGTGCTCGGTCAGGTCGACTCCGGCGACGACAAGGTCACCACCCGGCGGAGCTGGCTGCGCGGCGCGCGCAGCGGGCGGTTCGCGCTGGTGCTCGCGTTCGCCGCGCCGGGCCAGGCCTTCCCCGCCGACGTGGTGCCGGGCACCGAGATCGACGCCGACCTCTGCTTTTACCCGGGCGCGCTGCCGCTGCGGGCGCTGGTCGCCACCCGGCACGGCGCGCCGACCCCGTTGACGGCCCCGGCTGGCGCCGTCGACGTCCGCGCCGCGCTGGCCGGGTACGCCGCGGCGCTCGCCGCCGAGCCCTGGCGGGAGACGACGCCGGTGGTGCTGGCCGGGGTGACGCCGAGCCGCGGCGGGCACCTGGTCGACCGGGCCGGTGACGCGCTGCCGCTGCTCCCCGGGCACGACGAGCCGTGGTGGCTGCTGGCCGGCGCCGGTGGCCGGCCGGTCGACGTGGCCGCCGAGCTGGGCCCGAACGGCCTGCGTCCGCTGGCCGCCTGGTCGGACGGGCACTACCTGCCCGCCGCGGCCGGCGTGCCGGTCGGCGCGCGGGGACGCCACCGCCCGGAGCTGCCGACCGACCTGCTGTCGGCCGCGCTGGTGGGCACCGCCCGCCGGCCCTGGTCCGGGCCGGTCTCGGTCGCCGGGCGGCCGGTCGAGACCGGCGGGGACGGCCCCGGCGGGTTGCTGGAGGGGGCCGCCGTGGCGGTGGCGTACCGCCGGGCCGGGACCCGACCGGCAAGCGGGCGCACGCCGGTGCCCGCCGCGCCGGCCGAGTCGACGCCCGTGCTGTCGTCCGCGCCGACCGCCCGGCTGCGCCTGCTGCTGGCCGAGGGCGGCGCGCCCGGTGGCGCGCAGACCCAACAGGAGCTGCTCGCCGAGTGGCTGGGTCTGGCCGACCGGCACGGCGCGCTGGCGCCGGTCGACACGCTGCCGGCGCTGCTGGACGAGGGCCGGCGGGACCGCTCCCTGCGGCCCCTGGTGAGCCGGCTCGGCGGACGGCGGGGGCGCTGGCTCGCCGGGCTGCGCTCGGACTGGGGCTATCTGTGGGACGAAGCGCCCGCCGAGGATGCTCCGGCCGACGGGCGCGCGCCGGCCACCGCCGAGCCCCTGACCACCCTGCCCCCGACCGCTCCCGACGGCGGCACCGGGTCCGGCGGGGCGGGCGGCGACGAGTGGGAGACCGGCACCGCCGGTGAGCGGGTGGCGTACCTGACCCGGCTGCGTGGCCGTGCCCCGGACGCCGCCCGGGAGCTGCTGACCGCCGCTTTCGCCGGGGAGAACGCCACCGACCGGGCCCGGTTCGTGGCGGCGCTGGAGGTCGGCCTCTCCCCCGCCGACGAGCCGTTCCTGGAGAGGGCGCTGGACGACCGGCGACGGGAGGTCAGGGACGCCGCCCTGACGCTGCTGCGTCAGCTACCAGACTCGGCGTTGCGCCGCCGGACGACCCAGCGGGCGCTGGGCTGCGTCCGCCCGAGCCCGGACGGGCGGGGGTTGGTCGTCGAGGCACCGAAGGAGTGCGACCGGGCGATGCGCCGCGACGGCGTCGATCCGCAGCCGCCCCGGGGGGTCGGCGTCGGGGCCTGGCTGCTGATCGAGACCCTCGCCCACACCCCCCTGTCGACCTGGACGACCCTGCTCGGTCGGGACCCGGCGCAGGTCGTGGCGCTGCCGGTGGTCGACGACTGGGCGCCGGTCCTGCGCCAGGGGTGGGCCCGGGCCGCCGCCGAGCAACGCGACCCGGCCTGGGCGCAGGCGTTGGTCGACGCCGCCGGGACGGGCCGGGCGGGTGACCGGCAGTTGCCGGGCCAGGCATTGTGGCCGCTCTACGCGATCATGCCCGCCGGGCGGCTGGCCAAGATGATCACCCACGCCCTGCGGGGCGATCCGCACCGGGCCAACCAACTGCTCCGGCTGCACCCCGGCGACTGGTCCGACGAGCTGACCGGCGCCGTCGTCGACGCCATCGAGAACCGGGCCCGCGACAAGGGCAACCACTGGCACCTGACCGAGTTGTGCCGGCTCTGCGCCGTTCCGGCCGCGCCCGGCGCGGCCGGCCGCGTCCGGCAGCTCGCCGACGAGCTGGAGCAGACGGACGCCGAACCGACGGCGGTGCGCGCCGTGGCGCAACTAGCCGCCGTCCTCACCTTCCGATCCGAGATGCACAAGGAGTTCCGTTGA
- a CDS encoding DUF2786 domain-containing protein: protein MADVEALIGDAIAAARSGDVRLAERQLDRLVVGDPTAVDPALSGRLVRAVGRLWPRGWQPVDVARIVIRRAGVRPGRLLADVLAADRRGQARTPAWWDEQLAALDARVWWADDAAHLAGWAARERLDRVTALREVVEVLAVLESLPPVAVLRPPPGASEVGAAPSGRSGSRMLDRVRALLAKAESTSYPAEAEALTGKAQELMARHSIDEALLETGPADQPGGIRLGTDAPYAGAKALLAQEVAAANRCESVWSDDLGFATVLGFPADLDAVEVLYTSLLVQATTAMLRGRAQRRRASGRRTREYDESFLNAFALRIGERLRAATERTSREAAATDGGERLLPVLATRSDAVRRRAETLFPEVTRGRLTIRDEEGWSSGAAAADRARLAPDARPPRPGSGGGRPSTRRPG, encoded by the coding sequence GTGGCGGACGTCGAGGCGTTGATCGGCGACGCGATCGCGGCGGCCCGCAGCGGTGACGTACGGCTGGCGGAGCGGCAGCTCGACCGGCTGGTGGTCGGCGACCCCACGGCGGTGGACCCGGCGCTGTCCGGGCGGCTGGTCCGCGCGGTCGGCCGGCTGTGGCCCCGGGGTTGGCAGCCGGTCGACGTGGCTCGGATCGTGATCCGCCGGGCGGGTGTCCGCCCGGGGCGGCTGTTGGCCGACGTGCTCGCCGCCGACCGGCGCGGTCAGGCCCGGACGCCGGCCTGGTGGGACGAGCAGCTCGCCGCCCTGGACGCCCGGGTGTGGTGGGCCGACGACGCCGCTCACCTGGCCGGTTGGGCGGCCCGGGAACGACTGGACCGGGTGACCGCGCTGCGTGAGGTCGTCGAGGTGCTGGCCGTGCTGGAGTCGCTGCCGCCGGTCGCGGTGCTGCGGCCTCCACCGGGGGCGTCCGAGGTGGGCGCGGCCCCGTCCGGCCGCAGCGGGTCACGCATGCTGGATCGGGTCCGGGCGCTGCTGGCCAAGGCGGAGTCGACGTCGTACCCGGCCGAGGCGGAGGCGTTGACCGGCAAGGCGCAGGAGCTGATGGCCCGGCACAGCATCGACGAGGCGCTGCTGGAGACCGGGCCGGCCGACCAGCCGGGCGGGATCCGGCTCGGCACCGACGCCCCGTACGCGGGGGCGAAGGCGCTGCTGGCGCAGGAGGTCGCGGCGGCGAACCGGTGCGAGTCGGTGTGGTCCGACGATCTCGGTTTCGCCACCGTGCTGGGTTTCCCGGCGGACCTGGACGCGGTCGAGGTGCTCTACACGTCGCTGCTGGTGCAGGCCACGACGGCCATGTTGCGGGGCCGGGCGCAGCGGCGGCGGGCCAGCGGCCGACGCACCCGCGAGTACGACGAGTCGTTCCTGAACGCGTTCGCCCTGCGGATCGGGGAGCGGTTGCGCGCGGCCACCGAACGGACCAGCCGGGAGGCGGCGGCGACCGACGGCGGCGAGCGGTTGCTGCCGGTGCTCGCCACCCGTTCCGACGCGGTCCGGCGGCGCGCCGAGACGCTGTTCCCCGAGGTGACCCGGGGGCGGCTGACCATCCGGGACGAGGAGGGTTGGTCCTCGGGCGCGGCGGCCGCGGACCGGGCCCGGCTGGCGCCGGACGCCCGCCCGCCCCGTCCGGGGTCCGGCGGCGGCAGACCGTCGACGCGTCGGCCCGGGTGA
- a CDS encoding SAM-dependent methyltransferase encodes MSRSDAGSRADSAPSGVDTSVPHSARIYDWWLGGKDNFAVDRATGAAMLEAIPTLRMMAAENRRLVHRIARYLVAEAGIRQFLDIGTGIPTRPNLHEIAQAIAPETRVVYVDNDPIVLAHARALMMSHPAGRSEYVHADLRDPERILAEVTRRGTLDLGQPVALTLIAILMLLGEADDPIGRVRALTDALPSGSYLAITHPTPDFNPEAVAAAVAAATANGVTLVARTRAEVERFFDGWELVDPGIVPVPAWRPDGAPPVDPEAVYYWSGVARKR; translated from the coding sequence GTGTCGCGCAGTGACGCCGGATCCCGCGCGGATTCCGCGCCGTCCGGGGTGGATACCTCGGTGCCCCACTCCGCCCGGATCTACGACTGGTGGCTGGGCGGCAAGGACAACTTCGCCGTCGACCGGGCCACCGGCGCGGCGATGCTGGAGGCGATCCCGACGCTGCGGATGATGGCCGCGGAGAACCGGCGGCTGGTCCACCGCATCGCCCGCTACCTGGTCGCCGAGGCCGGGATCCGGCAGTTCCTCGACATCGGCACGGGCATCCCCACCCGTCCCAACCTGCACGAGATCGCGCAGGCGATCGCCCCGGAGACCCGGGTGGTGTACGTCGACAACGACCCGATCGTGCTGGCGCACGCCCGGGCGCTGATGATGAGCCACCCGGCGGGGCGCAGCGAGTACGTGCACGCCGACCTGCGCGACCCGGAGCGGATCCTCGCCGAGGTGACCCGCCGCGGCACGCTCGACCTGGGGCAGCCGGTGGCGCTCACCCTGATCGCGATCCTGATGCTGCTCGGCGAGGCCGACGACCCGATCGGCAGGGTGCGTGCCCTGACCGACGCGCTGCCGTCGGGCAGCTACCTCGCGATCACGCACCCGACGCCCGACTTCAATCCCGAGGCGGTGGCCGCGGCGGTCGCCGCCGCGACCGCGAACGGGGTGACGCTGGTGGCGCGTACCCGGGCCGAGGTGGAGCGGTTCTTCGACGGCTGGGAGCTGGTCGACCCGGGGATCGTGCCGGTGCCCGCCTGGCGGCCCGACGGCGCGCCGCCGGTCGACCCGGAGGCGGTCTACTACTGGTCCGGGGTGGCCCGCAAACGCTGA
- a CDS encoding helix-turn-helix domain-containing protein has product MSVGELPIGRRVAQWRLRRRMSQQMFADRIGKSKSWVDKVERGVRSLDRFSVIEEIAEVLRVDPVVLLGREAGPAAPAAGVVDGLDGVRAALSRYEVFGGVRPGPTTNEVARQVGHAWLSYQHAHYPQLVRMLPGLVDVARRLHARRPDDGAELLVQAYRITSSLLVKLGEPDLGWLAADRAVAVAGGDPVLAATAVVPLGQALRALGWHRLAMAATVTAAHRVTPVGPGDGSPQQVAVAGALLLQAALAAAGRGDPHGVTELVARAADLAERGGPGHDRHVLGFGPVAVELVRVLTTVELGRPGDARERHLAVTADPGWRLLPAEHRAGHLLDLARAYLKLGDLAEAGRLLVEADRTAPAEVRCRPAARTVVAEVHRDAPDVVGVARLATAIGLLR; this is encoded by the coding sequence GTGAGCGTGGGTGAGCTGCCGATCGGGCGTCGGGTGGCCCAGTGGCGGCTGCGGCGGCGGATGTCGCAGCAGATGTTCGCCGACCGGATCGGCAAGTCCAAGAGCTGGGTGGACAAGGTCGAGCGTGGGGTCCGTAGCCTGGACCGCTTCTCGGTGATCGAGGAGATCGCCGAGGTGCTGCGGGTCGACCCGGTGGTGCTGCTCGGCCGGGAGGCCGGGCCGGCGGCCCCGGCGGCGGGCGTGGTGGACGGGCTGGACGGGGTGCGGGCCGCGCTGTCGCGGTACGAGGTGTTCGGCGGCGTCCGGCCGGGGCCGACGACGAACGAGGTGGCCCGGCAGGTGGGGCACGCCTGGCTGTCCTACCAGCACGCCCACTACCCCCAGCTCGTACGCATGCTGCCGGGCCTGGTGGACGTCGCCCGCCGCCTGCACGCCCGGCGGCCCGACGACGGCGCCGAACTGCTGGTGCAGGCGTACCGGATCACCTCGTCGCTGCTGGTGAAGCTCGGTGAGCCGGATCTCGGCTGGCTGGCCGCCGACCGGGCGGTGGCCGTGGCCGGCGGTGATCCGGTGCTCGCGGCGACCGCGGTGGTGCCGCTCGGGCAGGCGCTGCGCGCGCTCGGCTGGCACCGGTTGGCGATGGCCGCCACGGTCACCGCCGCCCACCGTGTCACGCCCGTCGGGCCGGGCGACGGGTCACCGCAGCAGGTGGCGGTGGCCGGGGCGCTGCTGCTCCAGGCCGCGCTCGCCGCCGCCGGTCGCGGCGACCCCCACGGCGTCACCGAGCTCGTGGCCCGGGCCGCCGATCTGGCCGAGCGGGGCGGCCCGGGTCACGACCGCCACGTGCTCGGTTTCGGGCCGGTCGCGGTCGAGCTGGTCCGGGTGCTGACGACGGTCGAGCTGGGTCGCCCCGGGGATGCCCGGGAACGTCACCTCGCGGTCACCGCCGATCCCGGGTGGCGACTGTTGCCGGCCGAGCATCGGGCCGGTCATCTGCTCGACCTCGCCCGGGCGTACCTCAAACTCGGTGACCTGGCGGAAGCGGGCCGCCTGCTGGTCGAGGCGGACCGCACCGCGCCGGCCGAGGTCCGCTGCCGACCGGCCGCGCGTACGGTGGTCGCCGAGGTCCACCGGGACGCGCCGGACGTGGTCGGCGTGGCGCGCCTGGCGACGGCGATCGGCCTGCTCCGGTGA